The following coding sequences lie in one Acidobacteriota bacterium genomic window:
- a CDS encoding amino acid adenylation domain-containing protein: MSSRDSSTAAPTATSSVAEAAHADWTAERWSGEPIHQIVARHARDRPRSTAVCWIGEDGAEYTWTYQQLDRWSTAFARHLARSFTGDPEPRVGVLLPPGPARIGVMLAIWKAGGVFVPMEPEDPPHRLRMLASDAGVQTLVVDGEGVAPQVVAEVSAAAGLATEGVLDLSSLEVAKLLDRDEPAESSADAALPEETDPARLAYIFFTSGSTGRPKGVAIPHGGIACYCAAVRQTYPMGEADRALIMGSYCFDLFLQQALPKLTAGVGLVLSGAPPWAPEELLDRVIEHGITIAEVTTAYWQQWAQFLPLMETDGESAAGRSTNHPLRLVSTGGDAMSASAARRWHRTVLRGVPVANIYGPTEAVVSATQYPVRAETVEVDCAERTPIGKPWPLRKVLLLDERGLPVPPGEVGDIGLGTESAPGQHLARGYWCRPALTAERFRPDPESEIPGARIYLTGDLGSFRSGGLLDFHGRRDFQVKLRGFRIELQEIEAELMEHPAVGEAAVRVWSPESREGSGNRRESGELTRERLVAYVAPARGQVPLEEGLAETPAAEDSLLVTLRHHLLERLPGYMVPAVFVFLDELPQNSVGKLDRRALPDPSPEALHRSGAGQRPRDSAEELVAEIFRDVLSLDDVAVDENFFDLGGHSLLATRVMARVQSTFGVDMTLEELFQRPTVEGLARTATAARRGRTLPPLEPGPSDEGLRDDAPPLSYTQERFWLLAQIHRGTSQYCLPYALEARGELSTRALEVALERLLHRHRVLRAVFPARDGKPVQRIRPASPLRLPIVDLSRLAAGIEDRAEDRAEVEARALAAANARLPLDVEAGPLTRFAVLRLNRRCHVVLLNQHHIVADGWSLGVMIEEISAVYNARLRQQEPELRELPVQYEDYARWQRSWLDGEALESELAAWRQLLGEQVPRLQLPGMGGAQGSALEALERSVPQELEARLQRLGQTHGTTLFMTCLAALGAVLGRWGREQKVVVGTPVANRQRQEVEGLMGCFVNTLVMPVDLHGDPAVAELLRRVRRSTLTAYAHQDLPFERLVQAYNPDRGDLNPLFQVFFTVQSLELPQLRLSGLEVEPLGTGGAGGNARFDLCLVISQTEARTAAVLSHRSLPPAVAEGIFDDFFRVLEELATAADEKQAEDYLEELALSRLPLIDDEELERLHQAETAGAGSAEAKPAQSDQLAQPAQEADAAEKRRREAKRVADRRSKLAAKLDKLPPALRAKFEKRLQGAPDSPGSPDSPDSPDSPTVASGPRRSQEVSEEPSAEAGKAPTAVPREGEIPRRQTGDRAPLSFAQERLWFLDRLEPGSATYNIPLVVPFPKAPQVRPLLQALAAVTARHEVLRTTFLSPRDASSQAEGSGAADSGAAVQIIHPADAALPNLPLVDLSGLPAAGAQAADQALRQADALGAFDLQHGPLLRARLLLLPGGGAELLINLHHIVFDGWSSPILARELEALYLEHAGGPPARLPELPIQYGDYAAWQRRWLQGDRLEAQLGYWRQRLAEAPPVLELPTDHPRPPVQTYSGSQVRVELPASVGRGLAALWRRPGVTDFMILLAATYLFLFRLTRRRDLLVGTAIAGRNRSQLEALIGFFVNTLVLRTATDGSKSFQQLLDAVRETTLGAYEHQDLPFARLVEELQPERDPGYSPFFQVMLVVEEAAAQAGIETTWMLAKFDLTVVFEHHRAAADSDDGGAERWSLILDYNTDLFDATTVTRWAGGLSRLLSAALESPERSLGELPWLSRAQRHQLLAEWNDTGAGDGTALVPDLVVEQARRHPDGTALVFGDEAWSYGDLERWSRRWAQAMATLGVRGQVVVLSIPRTPLFMAAALAVLRAGGCYAFLDPSWPFQRGRTLVDDSDCPLVLTTTDLASRVPEGPVVWAVDEPVPSLSESSAESGDLPSIDPRDLAYVIYTSGSTGKPKGVAVTHGGLANLMAWVRDLHRLEPGERSSQIASLSFDVSVLETWKALTSGAEMHLVAEELRLDPVALSKWVEKQGIHSFFAPTPIAEQIFQLPASSLTSVRILTTGGERLDGWPQVGASYRTVDYYGPAEAAVVTSSRTVEPRGSGAVHNIGRPLPGLRAWVAAPDLRPMAPGTVGEIVVSGIGVSRGYVGQPGLTAERFVPDPTAPESGARLYRTGDLGRTMVDGRLRYEGRQDHQVKLRGLRIELGEIAAQLTAHPAVLQTEILLWGAAGLGEGDLRQLVAYVVAAETEDFAQAEDPQPLIAWLRERLPEYMVPTAWVFLEALPLTVNGKTDRRALPAPTAPKASAVEGWRSPEEELVAQVWEQVLGRPVVDAGSDFFTLGGHSLLATQVVGRLEQVLGCEMTLRRFFEAPTVRGLATAIQDLRAAGTASAARRPPLAPQPREGAGFEGPLSFAQSRLWFLDRLEAPDSPGRAAYNISLAQDLDETPSNQDLERALRWLIERHESLRTTFAERDGEPAQVVHPPPSPASGSGRPFRLPVVDLGRLGESPLGDRGEAEARRLEELAGTLPFDLERGPLLRGLVLRRRQGSPRRLLLTLHHIVSDGWSMGVLQREVQTACETLAAHGRLPKEGEISPLPVQYPDYALWQRSWLRDEELERQLSFWRDALEDAPVELELPRDRPRPPVQDTRGAAIERRLGGSSADLGGRLDAVGRRCGATAFMVVTAAVGALLARAAVQPEVVLGTPVAGRRHPALEDLIGFFVNTLVLRISPASARTFQRLVEQVRPHALDAYAHQDLPFEKLVDELGIERSLTRPPLFQAMVVFEDGGEESEDALQPAGGRVLAPPRPAAAKFDLSLSVERRGKSLTARAEYAIALFDPTTIHRLLGQLDRLLTAVLEKPEAELYDLLLLTPAQRHQLAVEWAQGEPSRQIEPGDSLHRRFFAQARRTPDAEAVVWKTETWTYDQLAAEVEDLAHRLKALGVHRGSRVAVSLERNPRLVVALLATLTAGAAYVPVDPSYPLERRRLMVADSGAVLVLLSGSPEDEKGENSYPIPALLMPETVGNKAPSKGGTHLLVPPEARASEGGTHLLTGPFLTGPGTGVSEGGTHLLDGPSQRGGTHLLDSSLGSLGVEAGEGDLAYLIYTSGSTGKPKGVAIEHGSALAMLDWAEGVFAAPELAGVLASTSISFDLSVFELFLPLTRGGTVVLVGDALELAGEETVAGEVEVTLINTVPSVMAELLRVGAVPASVRTVNLAGEPLPQPLVDQLFALGTVERVWNLYGPSEDTTYSTFAAMRAGEEGPVPIGRPVAGTRADVVGPDSPGESGDHLPLGSPGELYLAGAGVTRGYWGRPRFTAERFLPDPRAEEPGGRRYRTGDRVCWNRWGELEYLGRLDHQIKLRGFRIELGEVEAALTSLPGVEEAAVTVRGEGGGARLVAYFAGEGDEGELHGALAQRLPEHMVPASWVHLPALPRTSNRKIDRRALAAIPLASQETEPDTTHPPRDELEARLLEVWCRLLERDDLGVRSDFFASGGHSLLAVRLVAQAEQAFGQRLPLTSIFQHPTVESLAQRLRSSSGSDRSARESLVPLQIAEESSAPPLFLVHPVGGTVFCYQPLVRGLSDDLPVYGLQTPDDLLVEEGSGRLERMAERYLQEVHSVQPEGPYRLAGWSMGGSVAWEMARRLREAGEEVEFLALLDVGAPPTAESLRDPEEAELLRAFLTDLAGGTFPSVLEEVLAEPGEGEPSWLAPLLELARAESLLPPDAGEAEILRLWRIFQHNYRALAGYAPANLDIPVHLLTTETTAAQEPLERWSALATAGLQRHALPGDHYSLLREPVVGNLARQLRALLRAG, translated from the coding sequence ATGAGCTCGCGGGATTCCTCTACGGCGGCACCGACGGCGACCTCCAGCGTCGCCGAGGCGGCCCATGCAGACTGGACCGCCGAGCGGTGGTCCGGGGAGCCGATCCACCAGATCGTAGCTCGCCATGCTCGGGACCGGCCGCGGTCGACGGCGGTGTGCTGGATCGGAGAGGACGGTGCCGAGTACACCTGGACCTACCAGCAGCTGGACCGGTGGTCGACGGCCTTCGCGCGGCATCTGGCTCGAAGCTTCACCGGCGATCCGGAGCCCCGGGTAGGGGTTCTGCTACCGCCGGGACCGGCACGCATCGGTGTTATGCTGGCCATCTGGAAAGCCGGCGGGGTCTTCGTGCCCATGGAGCCGGAGGATCCTCCCCACCGGCTGCGCATGCTGGCTTCGGACGCCGGGGTGCAGACGCTGGTGGTGGACGGCGAGGGGGTTGCTCCGCAGGTCGTCGCTGAGGTCAGCGCCGCCGCTGGGCTGGCTACGGAAGGGGTTCTGGACCTCTCCTCCCTCGAGGTCGCGAAGCTTTTGGACAGGGACGAGCCTGCGGAGAGCAGCGCCGATGCCGCGTTGCCGGAGGAGACCGATCCCGCCCGTCTGGCCTACATTTTCTTCACTTCCGGCTCCACCGGCCGTCCCAAGGGAGTGGCCATTCCCCACGGCGGCATCGCCTGCTATTGCGCGGCGGTGCGCCAGACCTACCCTATGGGCGAGGCGGATCGGGCCCTGATCATGGGCTCCTACTGCTTCGATCTTTTCCTCCAGCAGGCGCTGCCCAAGCTCACCGCCGGGGTCGGGCTGGTCCTGAGCGGGGCGCCGCCCTGGGCTCCGGAGGAGCTCTTGGACCGCGTCATCGAGCACGGCATCACCATCGCGGAGGTGACCACCGCCTATTGGCAGCAGTGGGCTCAATTCCTGCCGCTGATGGAGACAGACGGTGAGTCGGCGGCAGGACGGTCCACGAATCACCCCTTGCGGCTGGTCTCCACCGGCGGCGACGCGATGTCCGCCTCGGCGGCCCGGCGCTGGCACCGGACGGTGCTCCGCGGCGTGCCGGTGGCCAACATCTATGGCCCCACCGAGGCGGTGGTCAGCGCCACCCAATATCCGGTCCGCGCCGAGACCGTCGAGGTGGACTGCGCCGAACGCACTCCCATCGGCAAGCCCTGGCCTCTGCGCAAAGTTCTGCTCCTCGACGAACGGGGGCTGCCGGTGCCTCCGGGAGAAGTGGGGGACATCGGCTTGGGTACCGAATCCGCTCCCGGTCAGCACCTGGCTCGGGGCTATTGGTGCCGGCCCGCCCTCACCGCGGAGCGCTTCCGGCCCGACCCCGAGAGCGAGATCCCCGGAGCTCGGATCTACCTCACCGGCGACCTCGGCAGCTTCCGCTCCGGTGGGCTACTGGACTTCCATGGGCGGCGGGACTTCCAGGTCAAGCTGCGGGGCTTTCGCATCGAGCTGCAGGAGATCGAAGCGGAGCTGATGGAACACCCGGCGGTAGGGGAGGCGGCGGTGCGGGTGTGGTCCCCCGAGTCGAGAGAAGGGTCTGGGAATCGAAGAGAGAGCGGTGAGCTGACCCGAGAGCGGCTGGTGGCCTACGTGGCTCCGGCTCGGGGCCAGGTGCCCCTGGAGGAAGGACTGGCCGAGACACCCGCGGCGGAGGACTCGCTGCTGGTGACTCTGCGTCACCACCTGCTGGAACGGCTGCCGGGGTACATGGTGCCGGCGGTTTTCGTCTTCCTCGACGAGCTGCCTCAGAACAGCGTCGGCAAGCTCGACCGCCGCGCCTTGCCGGATCCGTCGCCGGAGGCGCTACATCGCTCCGGGGCCGGCCAGCGACCTCGGGACAGCGCCGAGGAGTTGGTGGCAGAGATCTTCCGAGACGTGTTGAGTCTGGATGATGTGGCGGTGGACGAAAACTTCTTCGACCTGGGGGGGCATTCGCTGCTGGCGACGCGGGTGATGGCGCGGGTGCAGAGCACCTTCGGCGTCGATATGACCCTGGAGGAGCTCTTCCAGCGGCCGACGGTGGAGGGGTTGGCGCGCACTGCCACCGCCGCCCGCCGCGGCCGCACCCTGCCGCCGCTGGAGCCCGGCCCCTCGGACGAGGGGCTGCGGGACGACGCCCCGCCTCTCTCCTACACCCAGGAGCGCTTCTGGCTGCTGGCCCAGATCCACCGCGGCACCAGTCAATACTGCCTGCCCTACGCTCTGGAGGCCCGGGGTGAGCTGAGCACGCGGGCTTTGGAGGTGGCCCTCGAGCGTCTGCTCCACCGCCACCGGGTGCTGCGGGCGGTGTTCCCGGCGCGGGACGGCAAGCCGGTGCAGCGCATCCGGCCGGCAAGCCCCCTGCGCTTGCCCATCGTCGACCTCTCTCGTCTCGCGGCCGGGATTGAGGATCGAGCCGAAGATCGGGCCGAGGTGGAAGCGCGGGCTCTCGCCGCCGCCAACGCCCGGCTGCCGTTGGACGTGGAAGCTGGCCCCCTGACCCGCTTCGCCGTCCTACGGTTGAACCGCCGGTGTCACGTGGTGCTGCTCAATCAACATCACATCGTCGCCGACGGTTGGAGTCTGGGGGTGATGATCGAAGAGATCTCCGCCGTCTACAACGCCCGGCTCCGGCAGCAGGAACCGGAGCTGCGAGAGCTACCGGTGCAATATGAGGATTACGCCCGCTGGCAGCGCAGCTGGCTCGACGGCGAGGCGTTGGAGAGCGAGCTGGCAGCGTGGCGACAGCTGCTGGGGGAGCAGGTGCCACGGCTCCAGTTGCCGGGCATGGGGGGCGCGCAGGGTTCGGCTCTGGAAGCCTTGGAGCGCTCCGTGCCACAGGAGCTGGAAGCGCGGCTGCAGCGGCTGGGGCAGACCCACGGAACGACCCTCTTCATGACCTGTCTGGCAGCTTTGGGAGCGGTGTTGGGGCGCTGGGGACGGGAGCAGAAGGTGGTGGTGGGGACGCCGGTGGCGAATCGCCAGCGGCAGGAGGTGGAGGGGTTGATGGGCTGCTTCGTCAACACCCTGGTGATGCCGGTGGACTTGCACGGCGATCCGGCGGTGGCGGAGCTGCTGCGCCGGGTGCGTCGCTCCACCCTCACCGCCTATGCCCATCAGGATCTGCCCTTCGAGCGCCTGGTGCAGGCCTACAACCCCGACCGCGGCGATCTCAACCCCCTCTTCCAGGTCTTCTTCACCGTTCAGAGCCTGGAGCTGCCCCAGCTGCGGCTCAGTGGTCTGGAGGTGGAGCCCTTGGGCACCGGCGGTGCCGGCGGCAACGCTCGCTTCGATCTCTGCCTGGTGATCAGCCAGACCGAGGCGCGGACCGCCGCGGTGCTCAGTCACCGCAGCCTGCCGCCGGCGGTGGCGGAGGGGATCTTCGACGACTTCTTCCGGGTCTTGGAAGAGCTGGCGACGGCTGCCGATGAAAAACAGGCTGAGGACTATCTGGAGGAGCTTGCCCTTAGCCGGCTGCCGTTGATTGACGACGAGGAGCTGGAGCGCCTGCACCAGGCGGAGACCGCCGGCGCCGGGTCGGCCGAGGCGAAGCCGGCCCAGTCCGACCAGCTCGCCCAGCCCGCCCAGGAGGCCGACGCCGCGGAGAAGCGGCGGCGGGAAGCGAAGCGGGTGGCGGATCGCCGCAGCAAGCTGGCGGCCAAGCTCGACAAATTGCCGCCGGCTTTGCGGGCGAAATTCGAAAAGCGGCTCCAGGGAGCTCCCGACTCACCCGGCTCACCCGACTCACCCGACTCACCCGACTCACCCACCGTAGCCTCCGGGCCTCGGCGGTCGCAGGAGGTGTCTGAGGAACCCTCCGCTGAGGCCGGAAAGGCTCCCACAGCAGTTCCTCGGGAGGGGGAGATCCCTCGTCGGCAGACCGGCGACCGGGCGCCGCTGAGCTTCGCCCAGGAGCGGCTGTGGTTCCTGGACCGGCTGGAGCCGGGCTCCGCCACCTACAACATTCCCCTGGTGGTGCCGTTTCCCAAGGCTCCGCAGGTGCGGCCTTTGCTGCAGGCCCTGGCCGCGGTGACGGCGCGCCACGAGGTGCTGCGCACGACCTTCTTGTCCCCGCGGGATGCCAGTTCCCAGGCCGAAGGCTCCGGGGCGGCAGACTCCGGGGCAGCGGTGCAGATCATCCACCCCGCCGATGCGGCCCTCCCGAACTTGCCGCTGGTGGATCTCTCCGGGCTGCCCGCCGCTGGGGCGCAGGCGGCGGACCAGGCCTTGCGGCAGGCCGATGCTCTGGGCGCTTTCGATCTCCAGCACGGCCCCCTGCTGCGCGCGCGGCTCCTGCTGCTCCCCGGCGGCGGCGCTGAGCTGCTGATCAACCTGCATCACATCGTCTTCGATGGCTGGTCGTCGCCGATCCTGGCGCGGGAGCTGGAGGCGCTCTACCTGGAGCACGCGGGGGGACCGCCGGCGCGGCTGCCGGAGCTGCCGATTCAATACGGTGACTACGCCGCCTGGCAGCGCCGCTGGCTCCAGGGCGATCGGCTGGAGGCTCAGCTCGGCTATTGGCGGCAGCGCCTGGCGGAAGCACCGCCGGTCCTCGAGCTGCCCACGGACCACCCGAGGCCGCCGGTGCAGACCTACAGCGGATCCCAGGTGCGGGTGGAGCTGCCGGCTTCGGTGGGGCGCGGACTGGCGGCGCTATGGCGGCGCCCCGGGGTCACCGACTTCATGATCCTGCTGGCGGCCACCTACCTCTTCCTCTTCCGCTTGACCCGCCGCCGGGATCTGCTGGTGGGCACCGCCATCGCCGGCCGCAACCGCAGCCAGCTGGAAGCGCTCATCGGCTTCTTCGTCAACACCCTGGTGCTTCGCACCGCGACGGACGGCTCGAAGAGCTTTCAGCAGCTGCTGGATGCGGTGCGGGAGACCACTCTCGGTGCCTACGAGCATCAGGATTTGCCCTTCGCCCGGCTGGTGGAGGAGCTGCAGCCGGAGCGGGATCCGGGCTACTCACCATTCTTCCAGGTGATGCTGGTGGTGGAGGAGGCGGCGGCGCAAGCCGGCATCGAGACGACTTGGATGTTGGCGAAATTCGATCTGACGGTGGTTTTCGAGCACCACCGCGCCGCTGCCGACTCCGACGATGGAGGAGCCGAGAGGTGGTCGCTGATCCTCGACTACAACACCGACCTCTTCGACGCCACCACCGTCACTCGCTGGGCAGGAGGATTGAGCCGGCTGTTGTCTGCGGCGCTGGAGTCTCCCGAGCGCTCTCTCGGCGAGCTGCCGTGGCTCAGCCGGGCTCAGCGGCATCAGCTGCTGGCTGAGTGGAACGACACCGGTGCCGGCGATGGGACGGCGCTGGTGCCGGACCTGGTCGTCGAGCAAGCGCGGCGGCATCCCGACGGGACGGCGCTGGTGTTCGGAGACGAGGCCTGGAGCTACGGTGATCTGGAGCGCTGGAGCCGCCGGTGGGCGCAGGCGATGGCAACCTTGGGAGTGCGCGGCCAGGTGGTGGTGCTGTCGATTCCGCGGACGCCCCTCTTCATGGCCGCGGCGCTGGCGGTATTGCGGGCCGGTGGTTGCTATGCCTTCCTCGACCCCTCGTGGCCCTTCCAGCGGGGCCGGACCCTGGTGGACGACAGCGACTGCCCGTTGGTGCTCACCACCACGGACTTGGCTTCCCGGGTTCCCGAGGGACCGGTCGTCTGGGCGGTGGACGAGCCGGTCCCGTCTCTTTCGGAGTCCTCGGCGGAGAGTGGGGATCTGCCATCCATCGATCCTCGCGACCTGGCCTATGTAATCTACACCTCGGGCTCCACCGGCAAGCCCAAGGGGGTGGCGGTGACCCACGGCGGGCTCGCCAACCTGATGGCCTGGGTTCGCGACCTGCACCGCCTCGAGCCCGGTGAGCGATCGTCCCAGATCGCTTCCTTGAGCTTCGATGTGTCGGTCCTGGAGACCTGGAAGGCGTTGACCTCGGGAGCCGAGATGCACCTGGTGGCGGAGGAGTTGCGGCTGGATCCGGTGGCCCTGTCGAAGTGGGTCGAGAAGCAGGGAATTCACTCCTTCTTCGCCCCGACTCCCATCGCCGAGCAGATCTTCCAGCTGCCGGCCTCGAGCTTGACCTCCGTGCGCATCCTCACCACGGGGGGTGAGCGTCTCGACGGCTGGCCCCAGGTAGGCGCTTCCTACCGTACGGTGGACTACTACGGTCCGGCGGAGGCCGCGGTGGTGACCAGCTCTCGTACCGTCGAGCCCCGAGGCTCCGGTGCGGTGCACAACATCGGCCGGCCTCTGCCGGGGCTGCGCGCCTGGGTGGCGGCGCCGGATCTTCGTCCAATGGCTCCTGGGACGGTTGGAGAGATCGTCGTCTCGGGGATCGGCGTCAGCCGAGGCTACGTCGGCCAGCCCGGTCTCACCGCTGAGCGCTTCGTTCCCGACCCCACGGCTCCAGAGTCTGGTGCCCGCCTCTATCGCACCGGCGACCTGGGCCGGACCATGGTGGACGGTCGCTTGCGCTACGAAGGCCGCCAGGACCACCAGGTCAAGCTGCGCGGACTGCGCATCGAGCTCGGGGAGATCGCCGCCCAGCTGACCGCTCACCCCGCGGTGCTTCAAACGGAGATCTTGCTGTGGGGCGCCGCGGGTCTGGGGGAAGGTGATCTGCGCCAGCTGGTCGCCTATGTGGTGGCCGCCGAGACCGAGGACTTTGCCCAGGCCGAGGATCCGCAACCGTTGATCGCTTGGTTGCGGGAACGATTGCCAGAGTACATGGTGCCCACCGCTTGGGTCTTTCTCGAGGCCCTGCCTCTCACCGTCAACGGCAAAACGGACCGCCGAGCCCTGCCGGCTCCGACGGCTCCCAAGGCTTCCGCCGTCGAGGGCTGGCGCTCACCGGAGGAAGAATTGGTCGCCCAGGTCTGGGAGCAAGTTCTGGGGCGCCCGGTCGTCGATGCCGGCAGTGACTTCTTCACCCTCGGGGGGCACTCCCTGTTGGCGACTCAGGTCGTGGGCCGATTGGAGCAGGTGCTGGGCTGCGAGATGACGCTCCGCCGCTTCTTCGAGGCTCCGACGGTGCGCGGGTTAGCGACGGCGATTCAGGATCTGCGGGCCGCGGGAACGGCTTCCGCGGCGCGGCGGCCTCCGCTGGCTCCCCAGCCTCGGGAAGGCGCAGGCTTCGAAGGCCCTCTCTCCTTCGCCCAGTCGCGGCTTTGGTTCCTCGATCGGTTGGAGGCTCCCGACAGTCCCGGCCGAGCCGCCTACAACATTTCTCTGGCTCAGGATCTGGACGAGACGCCCTCAAATCAAGATCTGGAGCGTGCCTTGAGATGGCTCATCGAACGCCACGAGAGTCTGCGCACCACCTTCGCCGAGCGGGACGGCGAGCCGGCGCAGGTGGTGCATCCGCCGCCGAGCCCAGCCTCGGGATCGGGGCGGCCCTTCCGGCTGCCGGTGGTGGATCTCGGGAGGCTGGGCGAATCTCCCCTCGGTGACCGTGGGGAAGCCGAGGCGCGGCGCCTGGAGGAGCTTGCCGGCACCCTGCCCTTCGATTTGGAGCGCGGCCCGCTGCTGCGAGGGTTGGTCCTACGCCGGCGCCAAGGCTCTCCCCGAAGACTGCTCCTGACCCTGCACCACATCGTCTCCGACGGCTGGTCCATGGGGGTCCTGCAGCGGGAGGTGCAGACTGCTTGCGAGACCTTGGCGGCCCACGGCCGGTTGCCGAAGGAGGGAGAGATTTCTCCGTTGCCGGTCCAATACCCGGATTACGCGCTCTGGCAGCGTAGCTGGCTGCGGGATGAGGAGCTGGAGCGGCAGCTGAGCTTCTGGCGCGACGCGTTGGAGGACGCTCCCGTCGAGTTGGAGCTGCCTCGGGACCGCCCCCGGCCGCCGGTGCAGGACACTCGCGGCGCTGCCATCGAGCGGCGCCTGGGAGGGTCGTCGGCGGATCTCGGTGGCCGCCTGGACGCCGTCGGCCGGCGCTGCGGCGCCACCGCCTTCATGGTGGTGACGGCGGCGGTGGGAGCGCTCTTGGCGCGGGCCGCGGTGCAGCCCGAGGTGGTGTTGGGTACGCCGGTGGCCGGGCGTCGGCACCCGGCGCTGGAAGATCTCATCGGCTTCTTCGTCAACACCCTGGTGCTGCGGATCTCTCCGGCCTCGGCGCGGACCTTCCAGCGACTGGTGGAGCAGGTCCGCCCCCACGCCCTGGACGCCTACGCCCACCAGGACCTGCCGTTCGAGAAGCTGGTGGACGAGCTGGGCATCGAGCGCTCCCTGACCCGGCCTCCGCTCTTCCAGGCGATGGTGGTGTTTGAAGACGGGGGGGAGGAGTCGGAGGACGCACTACAGCCGGCGGGAGGGCGTGTTCTGGCTCCACCGCGGCCGGCGGCGGCCAAATTCGACCTCAGCCTGTCGGTGGAGCGCCGTGGCAAGAGTCTGACCGCCCGCGCCGAATACGCCATCGCCCTCTTCGACCCCACCACCATCCACCGCCTGCTGGGGCAGCTGGACCGGCTGCTGACAGCGGTGCTCGAAAAGCCCGAGGCTGAGCTCTATGACCTGCTGCTGCTGACTCCGGCCCAACGACATCAGCTGGCGGTGGAGTGGGCTCAGGGCGAGCCTTCGAGGCAGATCGAGCCCGGCGATAGCCTGCACCGGCGATTCTTCGCCCAAGCCCGCCGGACCCCCGACGCCGAGGCTGTGGTCTGGAAGACCGAGACCTGGACCTACGACCAGCTGGCCGCCGAGGTCGAGGACCTGGCCCATCGGCTGAAGGCTCTCGGAGTCCACCGCGGCTCCCGGGTGGCGGTGAGCCTGGAGAGGAACCCTCGCCTGGTCGTGGCCCTCCTGGCGACCCTCACCGCCGGCGCAGCCTACGTGCCGGTGGATCCCAGCTATCCCCTGGAACGGCGTCGGCTGATGGTGGCGGATTCGGGGGCGGTGCTGGTGCTGCTGTCGGGCTCTCCGGAAGATGAGAAAGGCGAAAATTCCTACCCGATTCCGGCGCTGTTGATGCCGGAAACCGTTGGAAATAAAGCTCCTTCCAAGGGTGGTACCCACTTGTTGGTTCCGCCCGAGGCGAGGGCTTCAGAAGGTGGTACCCACTTGTTGACGGGCCCCTTTTTGACGGGCCCTGGGACGGGGGTTTCAGAAGGTGGTACCCACTTGTTGGATGGCCCTTCTCAGAGGGGTGGTACCCACTTGTTGGATTCCTCGTTGGGTTCGTTGGGGGTTGAGGCTGGAGAGGGGGATCTGGCCTACCTGATCTACACCTCCGGCTCCACCGGCAAGCCCAAGGGCGTGGCCATCGAGCACGGCAGTGCCCTGGCCATGCTCGATTGGGCGGAGGGAGTTTTTGCGGCGCCGGAGCTGGCCGGGGTGTTGGCCTCGACATCCATCAGTTTCGACCTGTCGGTCTTCGAGCTCTTCCTGCCGCTCACCCGGGGCGGGACGGTGGTGTTGGTGGGGGATGCTCTGGAGTTGGCGGGAGAGGAGACGGTGGCAGGGGAGGTCGAGGTGACGCTGATCAACACCGTGCCTTCGGTGATGGCGGAACTGCTGCGGGTGGGAGCGGTGCCGGCGTCGGTGCGGACGGTGAACCTGGCGGGGGAGCCGCTGCCCCAGCCGCTGGTGGATCAGCTCTTCGCGTTGGGCACCGTGGAGCGGGTATGGAATCTCTATGGACCGTCGGAGGATACGACCTACTCGACCTTCGCTGCGATGCGCGCCGGCGAGGAAGGACCGGTGCCTATCGGGCGGCCGGTGGCGGGAACTCGGGCGGACGTGGTGGGGCCGGACTCTCCAGGCGAAAGCGGAGACCATCTTCCCCTGGGCTCGCCGGGGGAGCTCTATCTCGCCGGGGCCGGGGTGACGCGGGGTTATTGGGGACGGCCACGGTTCACCGCGGAGCGCTTCTTGCCGGACCCGCGGGCCGAGGAGCCGGGAGGACGCCGCTACCGCACCGGGGATCGGGTGTGCTGGAACCGCTGGGGCGAATTGGAGTACTTGGGCCGCCTCGACCACCAGATCAAACTCCGGGGCTTCCGCATCGAGCTAGGGGAGGTCGAGGCCGCCTTGACCTCCCTGCCGGGAGTGGAGGAGGCGGCGGTGACGGTGCGCGGAGAAGGCGGTGGCGCTCGGCTCGTGGCCTATTTTGCCGGCGAGGGAGACGAGGGGGAGCTCCACGGCGCCTTGGCGCAACGTTTGCCGGAGCACATGGTGCCGGCCTCCTGGGTTCACCTGCCGGCGCTGCCCCGCACCTCCAACCGCAAGATCGACCGCCGGGCGCTGGCGGCCATTCCGCTGGCTTCCCAGGAGACGGAGCCCGACACGACCCATCCTCCCCGGGACGAGCTGGAAGCCCGGCTGCTGGAGGTCTGGTGCCGGCTGTTGGAGCGCGACGACCTGGGGGTGCGCTCCGACTTCTTCGCTTCCGGCGGCCATTCCCTGCTGGCGGTGCGGCTGGTGGCCCAGGCGGAGCAGGCCTTCGGGCAACGGCTGCCGCTGACCAGCATCTTTCAGCACCCGACGGTGGAGTCGCTGGCGCAGCGTCTGCGGTCTTCCTCGGGATCCGATAGGTCGGCTCGGGAATCGCTGGTTCCTCTGCAGATTGCCGAGGAGTCTTCCGCTCCACCCCTCTTCTTGGTGCATCCTGTGGGAGGGACGGTGTTCTGCTACCAGCCTCTGGTGCGGGGATTGTCTGACGATTTGCCCGTCTATGGCCTGCAGACTCCGGACGATCTGCTGGTGGAGGAGGGCTCGGGACGGTTGGAGCGCATGGCGGAGCGCTACCTGCAGGAGGTGCATTCGGTGCAGCCCGAGGGGCCGTATCGGCTGGCGGGCTGGTCCATGGGCGGATCGGTGGCCTGGGAGATGGCCCGGCGCCTGCGGGAAGCCGGCGAGGAGGTCGAGTTTCTAGCCCTCCTCGACGTCGGAGCGCCACCCACCGCCGAGAGCCTGCGGGATCCGGAAGAGGCCGAGCTCCTGCGCGCCTTCCTCACCGACCTGGCCGGTGGAACCTTCCCATCGGTTCTCGAGGAGGTGCTGGCGGAGCCCGGCGAGGGCGAACCGTCCTGGCTCGCCCCGCTGCTGGAGCTGGCCCGGGCCGAGAGCCTGCTGCCCCCGGATGCCGGAGAAGCGGAGATCCTCCGAC